The Plasmodium relictum strain SGS1 genome assembly, chromosome: 2 genome segment AAGGTTTCCATATTCCTAGTCTTAAAAGTAGCCAATGGTATTTTATGGGGAATTcctaataattttaatgggTTTTTCAttgtatatttaattttatttgcatttattaaaattactaAACATTTGAAGAATAAAATCAGAAATAATTTGAGGGAGTATTTTGAACAAGGAATATGAAGTGGAAacaacttttttaaaatgggAAATAAAGCGTAGTACAttctaaattatatttatttctatatttattcgtaattttaaatttaaaatgttatacaaaatttatcataagaaaaaattgtttcttttcttattaatgaaatattttaaaattttttactttcaaaacaaaatatacattatatataaagtagattaaaaaaaaaaacaaataaatcggcaattaaaaaaaaattttaaatatgtattcatatttttttttttttataatttaacttcaggcttaaatttattaccaaaaaaaaaaaaaaaaacatgcaatgtaaaaaaaatgtaattaaaaataatataaatgtaaataataaatatttaattaaaaacactaAATTGTTTAtacaataattaaaatatttaacaataaaaaaaaaaaagtaaaaatcaAAACATATGAATACTAATAATcaaattataagaaaaaatagataaaatcTTACATATTAGttacaattattattattataattattgcTATTATAGTTATGATAGattaaaaaacaaaactggacaaaaaaaatgaatacaaaaaaaaaaatatatatatatatatattaaaaatgcaAAGCAGGAGAAGTAGGTGCTTGCTTACAtcgataaaataaaacataagGTGTATGATCATTTGATATATCCTCTGAAATATCATTTATTAGTCTTGAATTTACTTTAGTAACAGTTGAATCATCCATTTGATAccattcatttttatttttttttctatgttCAGATTTTTTTccaataaaataataatgaccTGATGATGCTGATACCCCCCCATGTATTATTCCtccatataatttataatcaaaattatttacaattatttttgaatttatTTTCACATGagtttttatcttttttttttcattagatGTAAAAGACCAGTTATAtctataaaaatacatacatttgtttataataaaataacaaaaaataaaattatatatatatatacaattgTACTATTAatactatttaaaaaattgtgaTAATTGTTACtgctttttcttttttttacctATTTAATATCAAAATAAGATGACAAGGAGGTGATAAAATTTCATTCCATTTTAAAgcatttcttcttttattacATTTAGAGCATTTGTATTTGTTACTgccatatattttttctttctgaACAAAAGTATCGAAAAACTTTTGTATTGACAAGTCCTCAGTAGTATGCATGGGAACAGGAAATGATAAATCATGtataatttcttctttttttgaaatataaagACATTTTTGGCATTGGACTTTCTGAACTATAACTccagaaaaaattaatcttaaaaattctttatctGACCCTCCTAATTTATCAAATATATACCTAAACACTTCAGTTACATCTTGCTGCTTTTTGTTACTAAGTTCACTTGGAAGGATATTTAATACTTGCTCAGTAGATATGTATGGTTTATTCGTAATtgtcatttttttaaaaaaactttttaattcttctaaAAAGTGCTCTGATTCTTCAGTTGGTGCTCCTTTACATATTTCCTCTTTATTTAATGCTTGGTGTtggtctttttttttgtttccgctaattttaaataaaaataagttaaCTATAAAAGATACGGTGCTATATAATGCTTGTAATAAACTGTTCAGGTAACATGTGTTTCCTAAATTTTTTAGTCCAACAGGGGGATGTTgcatttctctttttttcatttttttcaattctGATTTATCAATACGTAgcattaaatatttttttttttttttcttttcgcttctttctttttttttctttttattatcaaaaaaattttcttccaAAAAATCACTactaaattttatttcattataattatcatttaatGCATGGCTTTTCGAATAATTCTTTTCTGTCTGAATACTATAATTTTCGTTCGTTATAGGActagtataaaaaaattcatcgTTTTTTTTGTGtgcttttatattttctaaattacaATCTATATTATTAGGATTATTTAAGTATTCattatatttgtttataCTTTTATTGAATCCATTATTTTGAGATATTGGCTccctaaaaaaataatccaATGATGGctttaatatatttgaagGACTATCATCttgattaaaaaatgaatatgatgtatttctacttttttttttattataatatatatctgaacaatttttaaatatatcattGTTAACGTTATCGTAAATATCATATCTTGGTGATGATACTTTTACTTTAGGCAAGTTTTCAGAAGCAAAACTATTCTCATTTAGTTCATTGTACAGTGGTACACATTCGTTATTCAATTTTAATCCCTGTATATTGTTTTTCTCTTCacaatttttcatattagaaatatttttttttgataaaaaatgatCATCTCCTAACTTACTGAAACCTAAATTCGTTGCATAGTCTTTAACGTTGTTATTCTCTAATGTATTCTTGTTAACACTATTATGTTCacctttataatttttaaataaatgattATTAGCAATGTGTTTTTCTGAATcccttttattaaaaaaaaactgaaAATCTGAATAAGaattattattcattttttctaaGTTTTCTTCTGAACGTTTCtttaatgaataatttttttttgattttaatttttcattttttaaattttcttcaaaaaaaatatcaacatcatatttattattaatactattaaatttattacttacttcattatttatattataaattttattgctAATATTATTACTAAAATTCTTATTTACCCTACTATCTATATTGTCAAATTTATTGTCCCTGCTGTTTTTTGTGTCGACGAaataattattcttattagaataataattattgCCAAGATTTATATTGATATCTTTGAgatttctcatttttttctcttcCTCTTTTAGgaaaatatcatttttaaaattatttttttcacttttGATATTGTTATTTTCATCAAATGGCGAGATATTAGATAAAGAGGATAAATGATTGCAGTTTATCGGGTTGCTGACTACGCTAGAATTATGTATTTCTTTTATGTTATTGGAATTATTATAGATATTATAATTACTAATATTTGattcattattatcattctgaatattttctaaatcttttataatttctttaattaaaCTCATAATTTCATAATCGATTTCATGCTCAATAAATctccataaaaaaaaatattttttgaaaaatggAATGAAATATACTAAAACTAcatatgaatatttaaaagtttTCAGACCCAATATTTTATGATTtaagaaataatgaaattgtTTTAAACATGACTTTGCATTTAAAAGACAAGAAATTCTACATACCACAATTTTTATACAAATacctaaaaaaattaaattttctatttcattattacCACTCATAAAATTACTGCATTCCCTGTTATTTTGCAAAGTTAAATTACATGATAATACActactatttatattttcattagtaTAATCATTACTTTTCCattctgaaaaaaaaaaaaaaaaaaaaaagtggaataatatatcattaaaatactaattttttcatattactatatatatatgcatatttattttgctaccatttattttttcacaATTATGATCATTATTAAATAAGTATCCattgaaatatatatcaaaatAGTTTTCTCTTTTTATCTCATTGTTTACAAAgtcattaaaattaaaattatttataatgttTTCAATATCAAAAAgatttaaatattcattttcttctttaatttcttctttattcATAGTGTTAGTAACTAAAAAATCCTCTTTAGATGAAgtataagaaatatttttatgagaAATCacgtttttcttttttttatccttAGTATTGTTACAATGATCAGgcaaaaactttttttttaaatttaacttcaTTTTCTCCTtcatatcattatttaaacaaatatattcataaaatgtttttaaaaaaataagcatGAAATCATAATagtaatattcatttttttgaaaaaaagtgaaatgaCTTATTTTTTTCGTGTCCCAAAATAAAATGCACATGATGTTCCAAATAGATATAAATtgattaaaattaattttatgattttgaaaaaatttttttgaataattcaTTAATTCATCGGGCTCTATTAAATATAAGGTATATATAATATCATTTGAACAATTctctttatatttaattaaaaaattcagaAAATAAGTAAAGCATATTTTGGATAAATTAGGATTATGTTCTTTTTCTGctcttaataaaaaaaataaatttttttttttattcaaatcgtcttttttattatttatccaattatatattaatttaacgAAGGATTTTTTCGGTTTCGAAGACGGTATATTACACCATATAGAAACAACTAAATCTCGAATTTTTGTAGagctaattttattaacatttttttctttttcattttttaaacaaatttttaataatattttacattCATTATAGCctacatattttaaattttctaaatttttccAAAATGTATAAAAGTCTTTTTCAACATCAGAAAATTcgcaaaaaaaattatcagaTGAATCAATGTTTGAATTATAGccttcaaaaaaattatcaaaatttttatttttcattattattactttttttttacctttataaaaattgttaGAATACagcttttttttatatttcttttcgttcatattttttaagcTTTCTTTATATACCtcattattcatattatccttcaaataattttttttaaaacattttttataatattcatttGAATATGTTGCatttgaaaatttatatttataaaaaagatatgtTTTAAGAAACCATTCTGCGTATCTGAAATCTATCTTATcgttaaatatataaattaaatcatCTGGTTTAAAATTCTTTTCAAATGTTTCATTAtctaaaatgaatatataaaataggCTAACTATACATGTATTATATAATTGAGGatagatatataaaatatttaatacttcattcattatatattttttttcttcatatgacgaataaaataataattttctaaTCTTATCAATTTTTTCCTCATTATTTAACtctaatgataataatatgtttttaatatttttaaaattttttgtacTAATGTCATTTTTATCAACATCATCATTGATAtccttattattattattattattattattgttattgttattattattattattaatattattattattattaatattattattattattaatattattattgttattattattattattaataatattattataattattattattattattattatcatcatcgtcattattattattattattattattattattattatcatcatcgtcattattattattattaagaattttatttttattactaatAATATCTTGATCACTGACATTATAAttgtaattattattactatcatTACTACTATTATTAATGTTCTCCTTACCTTCATTGATgaaattgttataaaaattaataacttcattattttttttatgaaagcCTAAAAAATCATCTATTTTACTACTTCCaatgtttttataattaattttattaggatcatcatatgtattttttttttctatttttatgtCAATATCACCTCTTTCATCAGTTTTATCTGAAATATCTCCTTTTATAACAAAATTTGacatactattttttttttcttttattccttttatgtgaaaaaaattattatttgaaaaaaattcatctaaattatttttattccattgagaattatcatttatcaaattattattattttttttatattgatttctaattttttcttgttttgtatcatttttttttatgttgttaaaatatatattactcatttttaaattattttcttctaaattAGTTTGTTTtccttcattattttcataatcatACCCTTTTAAGTTAGGAGAAAgtgattttttttcatatccTTGATCATTGATTTTGAAACAAGTTTCTTCTTCTTTAACATTACTCtgcctttttttatttttttcttcagaAGCATGTCttgtatatatttctttttttttttctaaattttcattttttaaaaagtcaTCTTGTAATGGTtcattttttgatatttctATTTCCAAATTTGCATCTTCgtctattttcatttttgaaatattttggGAATTTtgcttttcctttttttctttttctttttctttttctttttttttctcttttaccatagtttcttttaataaactatattcctttttctttttttttgaaacattattttctattattgaattaaaaaattcgttaacattttcatctttattttcttctttaaaaTCTTtgttgaatttttttatctcttCTACTCCTAATTCTTCaccttttatattttcttctgtTTCTTCGCCTTCTTCAGTGTTGTctgttttaaaatatttaaatatatttctattatcattttctttattttttttttctagaatagaattaaaattgttattattataatttaatatatattgctcttttgaaatattataacttttaaatttttcttcaaCAGggaaatttgttttttttctatacctcaaattctttttttttttaattagtcCATTATTCATTTGgccttttttttctttatttttctttatttttttattatcctcATCATTActcttaatattattatcaccGCTAATATTACTATTTTCTGTTGTGAAATCCTCGTCGATTAACTCTTGagtactttttcttttttttttatattcattctTGTTTGGAATATCATTATCTGTAAAATCGCGTTGATCATTTATTGAAAACATTGAATTCTTatcaataaaataagaatcaTTGAAATAGTTTGAAATGTGTTcactcatttttttttttttttttttttgttcttcaTATGTAtgatctttaaaaaaatttcgaTTAAAAGTTAAGCTAGAATCATTCAAGTTGTGCTCATTACTCATTTTTGTTTTAGACACTTTTTTGGAATTTATTGTTTCATTTTCACAATTATTATCattgtaaaatattttattacaaCTATTTGAAATGCAAAAAGATTTACTCATTTCTGAATTAAATTTACCTCTACTTTTTGAcgttatattataaaagtttAATGAACTCGGAAAAgtatctaattttttaaaattataatgataCGATTCGCTATGATCCCCAAGTTTAATATTATGCGAATATTTATTTCTCTTGGTCATTAGCTTTATTTGCTTAGACTTACTATtatcttcctttttttttttttttttttttaaaaatga includes the following:
- the UBP1 gene encoding ubiquitin carboxyl-terminal hydrolase 1, putative; translated protein: MQNKKYLDYNKLKKNDRLKKNIKVIDSILLSNFNNEKKLNLINNYFSLCSNNERDAFIYKLKKKKKEKLRKKINQNNIKLNLYNLKNFEYRNNYTFTQIKHNQEDFFKDIIKIKEKEKKDNSKHEVINMLNYNVNKLNDLDILKSENERINRYNYMEDKKNHYENEDEDKEEEYIKEENKDVKEDESEKEDEKDENENKVKGNKGDEDEKVENKQEKDEKKSEEKRNEMPLYNEEKYIGDVYNYEYEDLISNKTKNLYSEINQVNLNELQSSIKKKKKKKKKKSDILFEYNKYDKKKRLKEYNDSYKKISNVDNFNKMKKKSSSISEEKKFSSFFNINDMDKHMSDISNDDLKNNVEINSHNEDSLSTNKEPSSLNDIKKLNKEKKKKTHSYDKQNKYKNNHSGNDYKSHIQYDKHKMNTLDNESWNESLKGDDNSSEYSNYEKNISKFDSKKKKKKKNINEKNNDKLLNYCTYDYSNKENDDNELSLEKKKNIYINENLSIKDNVYESFVKEYKNLQSLFSYKNKIDDHYSPFSNINENLDEKNFKNENTLIENNINKLFSSSHENNSKKIFINYINTEDIDTFEINKKSSKFESLDNFNYDNNLNQINESQRLYSVISNDTFKFSQGYTERSSHKESNSFLKKKKKKKEDNSKSKQIKLMTKRNKYSHNIKLGDHSESYHYNFKKLDTFPSSLNFYNITSKSRGKFNSEMSKSFCISNSCNKIFYNDNNCENETINSKKVSKTKMSNEHNLNDSSLTFNRNFFKDHTYEEQKKKKKKMSEHISNYFNDSYFIDKNSMFSINDQRDFTDNDIPNKNEYKKKRKSTQELIDEDFTTENSNISGDNNIKSNDEDNKKIKKNKEKKGQMNNGLIKKKKNLRYRKKTNFPVEEKFKSYNISKEQYILNYNNNNFNSILEKKNKENDNRNIFKYFKTDNTEEGEETEENIKGEELGVEEIKKFNKDFKEENKDENVNEFFNSIIENNVSKKKKKEYSLLKETMVKEKKKEKEKEKEKKEKQNSQNISKMKIDEDANLEIEISKNEPLQDDFLKNENLEKKKEIYTRHASEEKNKKRQSNVKEEETCFKINDQGYEKKSLSPNLKGYDYENNEGKQTNLEENNLKMSNIYFNNIKKNDTKQEKIRNQYKKNNNNLINDNSQWNKNNLDEFFSNNNFFHIKGIKEKKNSMSNFVIKGDISDKTDERGDIDIKIEKKNTYDDPNKINYKNIGSSKIDDFLGFHKKNNEVINFYNNFINEGKENINNSSNDSNNNYNYNVSDQDIISNKNKILNNNNNDDDDNNNNNNNNNNNDDDDNNNNNNNYNNIINNNNNNNNNINNNNNINNNNNINNNNNNNNNNNNNNNNKDINDDVDKNDISTKNFKNIKNILLSLELNNEEKIDKIRKLLFYSSYEEKKYIMNEVLNILYIYPQLYNTCIVSLFYIFILDNETFEKNFKPDDLIYIFNDKIDFRYAEWFLKTYLFYKYKFSNATYSNEYYKKCFKKNYLKDNMNNEVYKESLKNMNEKKYKKKLYSNNFYKGKKKVIIMKNKNFDNFFEGYNSNIDSSDNFFCEFSDVEKDFYTFWKNLENLKYVGYNECKILLKICLKNEKEKNVNKISSTKIRDLVVSIWCNIPSSKPKKSFVKLIYNWINNKKDDLNKKKNLFFLLRAEKEHNPNLSKICFTYFLNFLIKYKENCSNDIIYTLYLIEPDELMNYSKKFFQNHKINFNQFISIWNIMCILFWDTKKISHFTFFQKNEYYYYDFMLIFLKTFYEYICLNNDMKEKMKLNLKKKFLPDHCNNTKDKKKKNVISHKNISYTSSKEDFLVTNTMNKEEIKEENEYLNLFDIENIINNFNFNDFVNNEIKRENYFDIYFNGYLFNNDHNCEKINEWKSNDYTNENINSSVLSCNLTLQNNRECSNFMSGNNEIENLIFLGICIKIVVCRISCLLNAKSCLKQFHYFLNHKILGLKTFKYSYVVLVYFIPFFKKYFFLWRFIEHEIDYEIMSLIKEIIKDLENIQNDNNESNISNYNIYNNSNNIKEIHNSSVVSNPINCNHLSSLSNISPFDENNNIKSEKNNFKNDIFLKEEEKKMRNLKDININLGNNYYSNKNNYFVDTKNSRDNKFDNIDSRVNKNFSNNISNKIYNINNEVSNKFNSINNKYDVDIFFEENLKNEKLKSKKNYSLKKRSEENLEKMNNNSYSDFQFFFNKRDSEKHIANNHLFKNYKGEHNSVNKNTLENNNVKDYATNLGFSKLGDDHFLSKKNISNMKNCEEKNNIQGLKLNNECVPLYNELNENSFASENLPKVKVSSPRYDIYDNVNNDIFKNCSDIYYNKKKSRNTSYSFFNQDDSPSNILKPSLDYFFREPISQNNGFNKSINKYNEYLNNPNNIDCNLENIKAHKKNDEFFYTSPITNENYSIQTEKNYSKSHALNDNYNEIKFSSDFLEENFFDNKKKKKERSEKKKKKKYLMLRIDKSELKKMKKREMQHPPVGLKNLGNTCYLNSLLQALYSTVSFIVNLFLFKISGNKKKDQHQALNKEEICKGAPTEESEHFLEELKSFFKKMTITNKPYISTEQVLNILPSELSNKKQQDVTEVFRYIFDKLGGSDKEFLRLIFSGVIVQKVQCQKCLYISKKEEIIHDLSFPVPMHTTEDLSIQKFFDTFVQKEKIYGSNKYKCSKCNKRRNALKWNEILSPPCHLILILNRYNWSFTSNEKKKIKTHVKINSKIIVNNFDYKLYGGIIHGGVSASSGHYYFIGKKSEHRKKNKNEWYQMDDSTVTKVNSRLINDISEDISNDHTPYVLFYRCKQAPTSPALHF